The nucleotide window ATGATTTTGAATAAGGATCGGATGAGGTTAACGCCGGTAGAGCGCACTTGACAGTAGGTTAACCAAGAATGATCCTAAAAGAGATCGGGATAGTTTATATCCAAGCAAAACATCAAAAATGGCCAAATAAATATGGCATAAGGAAGCGCATAAAAAGAGTATGATGCATTGATGACCCAACCATGATTGTATCACAAGTCCAGAGTTCCTGTTGAGCACGATCCCAAGAGACTAAGGTTCtctaaaaaagaagcaaaaaaagtaACAGAGAACTGTTCACAAAGATGAGGATTCTACAAGCTTAAAAGTGCTAAGTACACCAACCATAACATGTTTCCCAATCAAGAAACTGAAGTCTCCCGGAACTAAGAAGTAAAGGGAAAACGAAGCAGGATTAGACCTGGCACTGGGAACCCTGAGGGGAACCTCGGGCTCCAGCTCGACGGGCAGTCCGAGGAAGCCGTCGAACCGGTCGAAGGTGACGTGAGCGACGTGCCGCACGTCGGTGGGCCACCCGATCTCCATGGACGCCGGGGAGGCTGGTCGGCACACCCCGCCCTCCCCGGCGGCGCCCACGTTGCACATCACCAGCGACTTCCTCAGCGCCGCCACCACAACCGCCATTATCGAGAAGGGTTGATGCTGGCCGTGGTCCTccctctcctccccctcttcccCCTCCGATCCCGGCACCATTAACGGCGGAGAGATCGGgcactcctcttcctcctcgtcctcttcgTCCCCCACAGCCTCGTCTTCTTCAGGGATGTGCTGCTGCGAGGGGGACGAGGAGCCGAGGTGGAGCTGTAAGCGGGCCATGGCGGCGGATGAAAGGGGATGGAGGATTTAGTAGAGGCGGGTCAACCAAGGACTGGTGGCATTAGTGTATAGGAAGGGACGGTGGATGGGGTTGGGAAGAAATTAGAATGGTGATGTGGGTGGAAGCGggcgtggtggtggtggtggtggtggcggtggtggtggtgatgatgatggaGGAGAAGCCGGATGGGGGAATTTGGAGGGTTGATGATGACTTTTATCTTAACGCCCACGACTTCCAAATTGATTCGTCGTTGTTCTccttttctttgattttttttttgtttttttgacttTTAGTTgagtttatctctctctctctctttgcaagACGAGAAAGAGAGGGGACAGTGCGAAGCAAGCGTCCACATCGACGAAGATCGGCTCGTGAAGATGACAGCTGGGTCCACGTGTCTGTGGGACCCACAACAAAGCGCTACGTCGTTTACGTCTTTGCTCCCGTTACCGTCTCGACCCAGCACGGCACGAGACGGTACGGCCCAGGTATTTTTACTTTCGCTAATGTCAAGagcccgggggggggggggggacccaGGCGCGAAGGTTGGTGGGACCCGTGGGCAACGACGACGTATCATTTTGTCGACGGAAACCGGGGCTTGTGATCCCCAACATGCTTCCGAACAAGTGCGCGGTCTCAGCTTCTTGGCCAGCCATCTGTCGCTTCCGTCTGCTTTCTTCCGCCGTGGCGCCGTCGACCTGCCGCCCGCGCAGTGACTGTGCGTTGGGGGCTGCTCTCGGCGGCAGGTGTCGGTCAGCTGACACCGACGTGACAATTAGTTGGTATACCAAATCGAAGCGTCGTCGTCCGAGTTCCACGTGGCATCACGTGACATTTAGCATCAGCGTAGATCGTTATGGCAACCGTCCAACGGATAGTATCTTGGACTCATCCGGCAGTTGCCAAGAACGTCCCGAATCTTCGTGTCTCGGGCTACCGAAGGAGGGTAAATATGTCAAATTCGGAAAGGATAAACGACGGCGACTGTGCGCAgccttcttgcccaaatccttggtAACCTTCTCAGGGATCCAAAGTGGTCTACGTGTAATTTAATTTAGTTTTGTAATTGTTAGGAAATGGAATTATGATGATTGCTGCACTCTCCGTCACCCCACCCCATGCAAGAAGGCAATTACAATGGTTGAAGAAGGTGCCGGCAAACACACTCATGAAACTATTTCGACCAAAGGACAGCTTTCTCTGTTTGTGTTCGTCTTCTAATACGGCTCCAAGGAATGTTTGCAGGATCTGGGTTGCGTAATGGACATGCATGACCCAACCATTCtcatttcctttttatttgttgtgTGGGTGTGCTAATCAATTCATCCATGCGCACCATTAAACACCATGGTTAAAAGACTCTATTTTAGGTTTAAAAAaagttattataaatatatatataaattaatttctTAGCTTTGTAGATATGAGAGGGTAATTATGGGATTATCCATCTTGTCCAtaatagattttttattaatcagATAAATACCTTAATATTATGACATCTCAATGTCAAGTGGTCGAAACTTTAGTATCATGTTCCTAGTATTTTCAACATGTGCGACTAGCGATCACATCATATCTAAAAATACATGAAATCATCCCACAtttgtaaaaataataatcataaaactCTCATTCAATTAGTGTTTTTAGATGTCAACTCATATGCTAATTTAATTATCGAATGGAATTTGTGATAAAATAGGGTAGGATTCGATATCTTCTGAATTTGATTATTCTTGACATTGACAACAAACAAACACGAGATAAGATCATGATTGATTCAAAGTCAACATCCTGTTTGGATAATCAAATTTAAACATAATATGATTTTAAGATTACGAATTAGGTCAACAAAAAAATTTTGTTGGGTCCATGATGTTTATGTAACTCACTCTCCATGCATGCATGAGACGCAAGTGGGATTTGGATAAGAGGATCCGAAATCTATGATTTAGGTGGTGGTAGAGTACGAGTCTAGACTTTGATGGTAAGCGGTTCGAAAATATTAATGAAGGGAACTCCGAGCCACCAATGAATCAATCCCCTTATCGATGAAGTTAGGAGGTATTTGGTCGCCTATAAATGAAGTATCCATCTCTTGCAAGCGGGCTTATGATATAAAACATTGCATGACATCTCATGGAGGGTTACATTATAAATCAAAGACTGCAGATGAACAGATACGAGCGAATTAAAGTAATcgcttattaatataataacaacgTAACGATCTGAGATCACATGAATAGACATATCTCATGCACGAGTCTGTCGAGTCCAAAATCTTGCTGACTCGGTATCTCTAAACCTAACAAATAGAGCATGTACTATGATCAAATCCGAAGGCCAACAACAGTCGGTCAATTACAAGAAGAATGACAATGAGATGCACatgcattatttttcttaaagTTCAAACCAATTGTGGTCAGTCAGTAATATCATTTCGCAGTCGGAGACAGAAAAAAGCATCTCGTCATCTCACCATCGCCATGATCGATTGCAGCTTATGTTCGTCAAACAGCGATAAGGTTTAGTTAGCTGTAATGATGAGAGACAGAATACAAGTCCGCAATCAGCTGATTAAGCAAAAAGGACAGTGTGTGAGAGTAGTTTATTCGTACACTTATCTGCGACGCTAACTGATCCACAAACCCTAAAACTTGATCCTTCAATTAGCTGGACATCTTGGGCTCGATTCGTAAGAGCCCTTTCTATTGAAAGGCCCAATTAGCGGTATATGTATGTAACGGCAATTACACACACTTCACTTATGTAAGGCTTTCCGGAATACTCGAATCCAAAGATACATTGGCTTGTTGTAGAGAGAAAGGGAGAAAGTTAGTATAAGGAATTATTAGTATTTTAAATCTTTAGTATCTTGAACTCatccaaaaatatatatttataataataaaagaataaaatataaattttaataataaaaactcATCGTTCTCATCCACGCACAAAACTTATTCCCATTTATTTGGATAAAACAACAAACGTTCGTTATCTATCTAAATCTTTCACTTCTCATCTGTTTCAAATTATTCCAAATAAGTTATTTTGGATTATATTTTATGACACCCtcttaatttaatataattatgaCTTAAAGTTGTTTTCAAAAAACAAAATTCTGTTTTGCTAAGGTTTTTATAAAGATGTCGATAGGTTGATATTCGGTGTTCTAATAGTTCATTTGAATATTTCTTTTATCTATCTGttcatgaataaagtgatgttgaaCTTTGATATATTTGGTGTGCTCATAAATATAAAactcttcatcattaaaatagtagacttattatcataatagattttaattggtatagctttttttttttagatttactaGAATTCTTTGAGGCTAAGTTGTTTGATATGTCATATTTATAGCTATAACATATTTCACCTCAGAGCTTGAGAAAGCAATATATTTTCGCTTTTTAGTTGTCCATGAAATTACTCCTAAGCCAAGACTAagcataaattttaaaatatttttttcatctaCACGACTAGCCCAATTGTTATCTGGATAAGAATACAGATTAAAATCTTTTATCCGCTCATAATGTCATAATCGAGAGTTTTCTTGATGTATATAATAACTCTTTTAGCTATGTCAAAGTGATATCTACGATAGCTATAGCTGTGCATGAATCGAAATAACaaactaattataaatataatgtCTAATCTTGAATGTGTAAAATAAATTAATACTCAAATTAAACTTCTATAcagtttcttattatttttttaactctATCATCTAACATAAGtttatcatttatattcattGGAGTATTCACTAGCTTACAAACTATTACATGAAACCTTTTAAATAAATCTTTAGCATATTTTTCTTAGTATAAAAAATTTTCATTTGCATCTTGAATAATTTTCTTTcttagaaaataatataaaatcccaAATAAGTTATTTCAAATTCTATCATCATAATTTTCTTAAATTTAGTAAGCATATCCAttatattttcaatataaattatatCATCCATATACAAATAAACAATAAGAATTTTCATATGCTGAGCTTCTATATATAAAGTTGGCTCAATTAAacttttttataatcatgttaaaGAAAATACATATCAAGTCTATTATACCATACCCTTTATTTCAaaccatataatatttttttctaatttgtaCATTTTATCTTCTTgccatttaattttttattcaagaagtttaatttaacatcaaattgataaacctttttttttctatcaatACTAATACTATTCTAATTGTATCAATTttaaaaagtaattttttttttgaaaagtcAATACCTAAAATTTGAGAATACCTTTGGTAACTAAATAGACTTTATGCTTTTGTGACAAACtatgtgatagaagataagatttccctaattatacgaggaaatctctctattctgttgagaaaaatcttctATTTTGTTGAAAAAAATCCTCTATTTTTTTGAGAGAAATcttttctcctaatttgtataaataggagaaggaatatgttaatgtattgaacatTTGCCGTTAAACTTCACTAATTTCACTTttctcctgctctgataccatgaagaaaagaataaaagataagaataattattgaaaaagttttattgaagaagtgaagaaactttattgaagaaataaaaatgcttcaatacattaacatgtttcctcccctatttatacaaattaggaaaaAGAATTTTCTtgagggaaatcttatcttctatcaccatGAgaattaaatcatgatttatagtTACAATTATAGTTACACCTTCAAAACAAGTAAATTCTAAAGCAAaacatataaaattatcaaattgataaattttCTTGGAGGTATTTTAGTATCACTAGAATAATTTGAATTAGAAGATTTGTGTATTGCAATTATTAGAATTTCAATCGCTTTAAAGTTTTAAACttcttcattaaaaacaatattaTGACTTATGATTAATTTTTTAGTTGTAGCATTATAAAGTCtaaaacattttatttcattactaTAACCTcacaaatattaatttaattagtcatcaatattatttcttttttttaggaACATGAAAATAAGAACACAACTAAAAACATTCAAGTGACTCACATTTGACTTTCTGTCTAATCATgcttcatataatattttttcagCTTACTACAGAAAGCGATTTAACAAATACTCTATTATATCCACAATTTCTTTCCATAACTCTTTTGGTACTATTTTTGTTTAAACAATCTCGaccataacttgatttttttttttcgatcTACTATATTTTATTGAGAGGTGTAGCATGCAATCAGTTTTCTATTAATATctgtatttttataaaaaaatcattgaAAGTGAATTCGTCTCATCTATAAATATGTAaaatcttgataaaaaaaattattttattttttttacatatgttttgaatttttttaaaatatagaataCTTTAGGTTtttctttcagaaaaaaaaaaaatcattcttagACGCGCTCACCGCGGATGCGGCGGGCAAGTTGGACATCCTTGGGCATGATGGTGACGCGCTTGGCGTGGATGGCGCAGAGGTTGACGTCCTCGAAGAGTCCGACGAGGTAAGCCTCTGCGGCCTCCTGCAGGGCCAGGACGGCGTGGCTCTGGAACCGGAGGTCCGTCTTGAAGTCCTGCGCCACCTCCCGCACCAGCCGCTGGAACGGCAGTTTACGGATGAGGAGGTCCGTGCTCTTCTGGTACTTGCGTATCTCTCGCAGCGCCACCGTCCCAGGCCGGAACCGGTGCGGCTTCTTCACCCCGCCGGCCAGGGGCATCGTCTTCCTCGCCGCCTATCCCAACACTAATCTAGCATCATCAGAAACAGAGGAACAACGATAAGAACAACAACGACAAGTGATCGTGACCTTGGTGGCGAGTTGCTTGCGGGGAGCCTTGCCGCCGGTGGAC belongs to Musa acuminata AAA Group cultivar baxijiao chromosome BXJ1-11, Cavendish_Baxijiao_AAA, whole genome shotgun sequence and includes:
- the LOC103970279 gene encoding histone H3.3-like; protein product: MARTKQTARKSTGGKAPRKQLATKAARKTMPLAGGVKKPHRFRPGTVALREIRKYQKSTDLLIRKLPFQRLVREVAQDFKTDLRFQSHAVLALQEAAEAYLVGLFEDVNLCAIHAKRVTIMPKDVQLARRIRGERV